A genome region from Streptomyces pratensis includes the following:
- a CDS encoding ferritin-like domain-containing protein, producing MLSAKSLFQEILDDDESFRLFCSIAAGGETQGGWENGRIASLVPPGLRELAPKVARHGADEDKHGRIFNALLKQRGLQPVAVPYETDYTLLLERRGIGLAHDRLSREEPLSERDVIVYLAHSRVTEQRASEQMRLLLKHFADHPVLGRAVKMISRDEDNHLAYCHEELLRFARAGHGRTIQSVLRECAHAEIQVYRDVSLAVMSHMGRVLRWPRPKAAVLAAGIHAMYAYERLVGWRRMVSLEQPALRDALGTPAVLGTEYA from the coding sequence ATGCTCTCGGCAAAGAGTCTGTTCCAGGAGATCCTCGACGACGACGAGTCGTTCCGGCTGTTCTGCTCGATCGCCGCAGGCGGGGAGACGCAGGGCGGCTGGGAGAACGGGCGCATCGCCTCACTCGTCCCTCCGGGACTGCGCGAACTGGCGCCCAAGGTCGCCCGGCACGGTGCCGACGAGGACAAGCACGGCCGGATCTTCAACGCCCTGCTGAAGCAGCGCGGACTGCAGCCCGTGGCGGTGCCGTACGAGACCGACTACACCCTCCTGCTCGAGCGCCGGGGGATCGGTCTCGCCCACGACCGGCTCAGCCGTGAGGAACCGCTCAGCGAGCGGGACGTCATCGTCTACCTGGCCCACAGCAGGGTCACCGAACAGCGGGCCTCCGAGCAGATGCGGCTCCTGCTCAAGCACTTCGCCGACCACCCCGTCCTCGGCCGCGCCGTGAAGATGATCTCGCGTGACGAGGACAACCACCTCGCGTACTGCCACGAGGAACTCCTCCGCTTCGCCCGGGCCGGACACGGCAGGACGATCCAGTCCGTCCTGCGGGAGTGCGCCCACGCCGAGATCCAGGTGTACCGCGACGTCAGCCTCGCCGTGATGAGCCACATGGGCAGGGTGCTGCGCTGGCCCCGCCCCAAGGCCGCCGTACTGGCCGCGGGCATCCACGCGATGTACGCCTACGAGCGGCTGGTGGGATGGCGGCGCATGGTGAGCCTCGAACAGCCCGCCCTGCGGGACGCGCTGGGCACCCCCGCCGTGCTCGGGACCGAGTACGCCTGA
- a CDS encoding aldo/keto reductase codes for MEQRHLGRTGLRVSRIGLGTLTWGRDTDEHDAADQLKAFWDVGGTLVDTADVYAGGEAEFLLGRLLDNLVPRRDLVIATKAGSVPDPYRRFDGSRGHLLAALDASLRRLGTDYVDLWQVHAFDPLTPLDETLQAVDLAVSSGRVRYAGVSNFSGWQLAKAATWQLAAPGLRTRLASTQMEYSLLQRGVEREVLPAAVDLGVGLLPSSPLGRGVLTGKYRTGTPSGSRGASEQLAPFVEPYLDEAAGRIVDAVATAADGLATTPLQVALAWVRDRPGVVAPVVGARNARQLAEALSVEALSLPDEICQALDDVSAPVHRYPDQDWSTL; via the coding sequence ATGGAGCAGAGGCATCTCGGCCGTACCGGCCTTCGTGTGTCCCGGATCGGGCTGGGCACGCTCACCTGGGGCCGGGACACGGACGAACACGACGCCGCCGACCAGCTCAAGGCCTTCTGGGACGTGGGCGGCACCCTCGTCGACACCGCCGACGTGTATGCCGGAGGCGAGGCCGAGTTCCTGCTGGGGCGCCTCCTGGACAACCTGGTGCCACGGCGGGATCTGGTCATCGCGACCAAGGCGGGCAGCGTGCCCGATCCCTACCGCCGGTTCGACGGATCGCGCGGACATCTGCTCGCCGCGCTCGACGCGTCCCTGCGCCGTCTCGGGACGGACTACGTCGATCTGTGGCAGGTCCACGCCTTCGATCCCCTGACGCCGCTGGACGAGACCCTGCAAGCGGTCGACCTCGCGGTGTCGTCGGGGCGCGTCCGGTACGCCGGAGTGTCCAACTTCAGTGGCTGGCAGCTGGCCAAAGCGGCCACCTGGCAGCTCGCCGCGCCCGGGCTGCGTACCCGGCTGGCCTCCACACAGATGGAGTACTCGCTGCTGCAGCGTGGCGTCGAGCGGGAGGTGCTGCCGGCGGCCGTGGACCTCGGGGTGGGGCTGCTGCCGTCGTCCCCGCTCGGCCGGGGGGTGCTCACCGGCAAGTACCGCACGGGCACTCCCTCCGGCTCGCGTGGCGCCTCCGAGCAGCTGGCTCCGTTCGTCGAGCCGTACCTCGACGAGGCGGCGGGCAGGATCGTGGACGCGGTGGCCACGGCCGCCGACGGCCTCGCGACGACGCCCCTCCAGGTCGCGCTCGCCTGGGTGCGGGACCGGCCGGGGGTGGTGGCTCCGGTCGTCGGGGCGCGCAACGCGCGCCAGCTGGCCGAAGCGCTGTCAGTGGAGGCGCTTAGTCTTCCTGACGAGATCTGCCAGGCGCTCGACGACGTGTCGGCGCCCGTGCACCGCTATCCCGACCAGGACTGGAGCACGCTGTGA
- a CDS encoding DUF5703 family protein, which produces MPEYEFIDVYVPRGVSRKEAARLLTDHAEYGHWELDRLTLRRDGSRRVRLRRRIIRQLRPTW; this is translated from the coding sequence ATGCCGGAATACGAATTCATCGACGTGTACGTGCCGCGCGGGGTGTCCCGCAAGGAGGCGGCCCGACTGCTGACCGACCATGCCGAGTACGGGCACTGGGAGTTGGACCGGCTGACGCTGCGCCGTGACGGCAGCCGCCGGGTGCGGCTGCGCCGCCGCATCATCCGCCAGCTCCGGCCCACCTGGTAG
- a CDS encoding helix-hairpin-helix domain-containing protein: MTAHPRGEAPDPAAEDHEAGDTPGTQAADTPGTPDEGGAGSAEGADDGAESAQGLTQDPGAPAAPALSEAEAELAAQRELRERIEQRKAEKEGPIAAGAKLSGPAADLLAAVRAVESGEKPGTAFFDSPASAPAPRRTAPAAPAAPTRPSRAPEQPAPRAASPEAAASVAGVLAEGGAPETLARPAATTLGEGAARVLREDPWQLLSVPGVRPEQADGFARALLGTECGPDDERRTAALVGWLLERAALRGHTALDAEEVRKALSGFAVADPGEAVQHAVAEGVVLVFQDGVDAAEPEGAAEPEDAGETAGDGAEGDEEPVRVLLGLDRYALAEESLADGLARLVNSCEKGADWTEAAASAPSPSAGELIRAAATAGLVAHSGGEAARAEPAALIAAARGLGLRAMGTAHSEDGRRRLEAAVGDRRAAVTLSALLSGEGGPGRDADGALALDVLVVLDAPQLDVETAAMLVESLADGTRLVLSGDPGVLGSAGAGRVFADVIAARACPHVVSRTPDPGPIGELVSGIGIGELAQVEAPGKEVVIVPVRDAGEAVHRTVQLVADSVPRAIGVPSSDTQVITVGHGGSAGTTALNAALKQRLNPGPGRFGGFDPGDRVVHVPAPGRTVPGTVVSADDEGLHLDCAGAPVVVPPDRVESSVRHSWALSAHQAAGMRWPAAVVVLPGDAAQGLSRPWVYTAFSRGEQHLSVVHGVDQALPRAVAEVPAQERTTRLRPLLEALPTPDAS; this comes from the coding sequence GTGACTGCGCACCCCCGGGGAGAAGCCCCGGACCCCGCGGCCGAGGACCACGAGGCCGGGGACACGCCCGGCACCCAGGCCGCCGACACGCCCGGAACGCCCGACGAGGGCGGCGCGGGGAGCGCGGAGGGGGCGGACGACGGCGCAGAGAGCGCTCAGGGCCTGACGCAGGATCCCGGGGCGCCCGCCGCTCCCGCGCTGTCCGAGGCCGAGGCGGAGCTGGCCGCCCAGCGCGAGCTGCGCGAGCGGATCGAACAGCGCAAGGCGGAGAAGGAAGGGCCCATCGCCGCCGGTGCGAAGCTGAGCGGCCCCGCGGCGGATCTGCTCGCGGCGGTCCGCGCGGTGGAGAGCGGCGAGAAGCCGGGCACCGCCTTCTTCGACTCCCCGGCGTCGGCACCCGCGCCCCGCCGGACGGCTCCCGCCGCCCCGGCCGCGCCCACCCGTCCCTCCCGGGCGCCCGAGCAGCCGGCACCACGGGCCGCGTCCCCCGAGGCCGCGGCCTCGGTCGCGGGGGTGCTCGCCGAGGGCGGGGCTCCCGAGACGCTGGCCCGCCCGGCGGCGACGACGCTCGGCGAAGGGGCCGCCCGTGTGCTCCGGGAGGACCCGTGGCAGCTGCTGTCCGTGCCCGGCGTACGGCCCGAGCAGGCGGACGGCTTCGCACGGGCGCTGCTGGGCACGGAGTGCGGGCCCGACGACGAGCGGCGCACCGCGGCCCTGGTGGGCTGGCTGCTGGAGCGGGCGGCCCTGCGCGGCCACACCGCACTCGACGCCGAGGAGGTGCGGAAGGCGCTGTCGGGGTTCGCGGTGGCCGATCCCGGAGAGGCCGTCCAGCACGCCGTGGCCGAGGGCGTCGTGCTGGTGTTCCAGGACGGCGTCGACGCCGCGGAGCCGGAGGGGGCGGCGGAGCCGGAGGACGCCGGGGAGACGGCCGGGGACGGGGCGGAGGGCGACGAGGAGCCGGTGCGTGTCCTGCTCGGCCTCGACCGGTACGCCCTGGCCGAGGAGAGCCTCGCGGACGGCCTGGCCCGGCTGGTCAATTCCTGCGAGAAGGGCGCCGACTGGACGGAGGCCGCCGCCTCGGCCCCGTCCCCGTCGGCGGGCGAGCTGATCCGGGCGGCCGCGACGGCGGGCCTGGTCGCCCACAGCGGCGGCGAGGCCGCCCGGGCCGAGCCCGCCGCCCTCATCGCCGCCGCGCGGGGCCTCGGTCTCCGGGCGATGGGGACCGCTCACAGCGAGGACGGGCGGCGCAGGCTGGAAGCGGCGGTCGGTGACCGGAGGGCCGCCGTCACCCTTTCCGCCCTGCTCTCCGGGGAGGGCGGGCCCGGGCGGGACGCGGACGGCGCTCTCGCGCTGGACGTCCTGGTCGTGCTGGACGCCCCGCAGCTCGATGTCGAGACGGCCGCGATGCTGGTGGAGTCCCTCGCCGACGGGACGCGGCTGGTCCTGAGCGGCGATCCGGGAGTGCTCGGATCGGCCGGTGCGGGCCGGGTGTTCGCCGACGTGATCGCGGCGCGCGCCTGTCCGCACGTGGTCTCGCGCACCCCTGATCCCGGACCGATCGGCGAGCTGGTCTCGGGCATCGGCATCGGGGAGCTCGCCCAGGTCGAGGCGCCGGGCAAGGAAGTGGTGATCGTGCCCGTCCGCGACGCGGGCGAGGCCGTACACCGCACGGTTCAGCTGGTGGCCGACTCGGTGCCGCGCGCCATCGGCGTTCCTTCGTCCGACACCCAGGTGATCACGGTCGGGCACGGCGGTTCGGCGGGCACGACGGCGCTGAACGCCGCGCTGAAGCAGCGGCTGAATCCGGGGCCGGGCCGCTTCGGCGGCTTCGACCCCGGCGACCGCGTGGTCCATGTCCCCGCCCCCGGCAGGACGGTGCCGGGCACGGTCGTCTCGGCCGACGACGAGGGCCTGCACCTGGACTGCGCCGGCGCACCCGTCGTCGTACCGCCGGACCGCGTGGAGAGCTCCGTACGCCACAGCTGGGCGCTCAGCGCCCACCAGGCGGCCGGGATGCGCTGGCCCGCGGCTGTCGTCGTCCTGCCCGGCGACGCCGCGCAGGGCCTCAGCAGGCCCTGGGTGTACACGGCGTTCAGCCGTGGGGAGCAGCACCTGTCCGTGGTGCACGGAGTGGACCAGGCCCTGCCGCGCGCTGTCGCCGAGGTCCCGGCACAGGAGCGGACGACCCGGCTGCGCCCCCTGCTGGAGGCGCTGCCCACTCCGGACGCCTCGTAG
- the chpH gene encoding chaplin ChpH, translated as MIKKVVAIAAATGGLVLAGAGMASADAGAQAAAIGSPGVLSGNVVQVPVHVPVNVCGNTINVIGLLNPAFGNTCINA; from the coding sequence ATGATCAAGAAGGTCGTCGCAATCGCGGCTGCTACCGGTGGTCTCGTGCTCGCGGGTGCGGGTATGGCTTCCGCCGACGCCGGTGCCCAGGCTGCCGCCATCGGCAGCCCCGGCGTGCTCTCGGGCAACGTCGTCCAGGTCCCGGTCCACGTTCCGGTGAACGTGTGCGGCAACACGATCAACGTGATCGGGCTGCTGAACCCCGCCTTCGGCAACACCTGCATCAACGCGTGA
- a CDS encoding chaplin, whose product MRQVTRKGLITMAAAGGVLALGGGYAHADAGAAGAASSSPGVLSGNSIQVPVDVPVNVCGNSVDVGGLLNPTSGNDCGNGSSDSGHAHTADGGSSSGHGADGRESGQDSSSRASGHEGMRDGGEGAGRHRAPGTSAQAETTGSPGILSGNQVQVPVEIPLNVCGNSVTVGGLLNPVFGNDCENDTETVPPPVVPQTPYTPEKPVTPEAPPVPETQLVAGEQLAHTGGGGLGLLVPASAGLLLAGAGTVLYRRSRSAA is encoded by the coding sequence ATGCGACAGGTCACACGCAAAGGCCTGATCACCATGGCGGCGGCGGGCGGAGTGCTCGCACTCGGCGGCGGTTACGCGCACGCCGACGCGGGTGCGGCCGGCGCCGCGTCGAGTTCACCGGGAGTGCTCTCGGGGAACTCGATCCAGGTCCCGGTCGATGTACCCGTGAACGTGTGCGGCAACTCCGTGGACGTCGGCGGTCTGCTCAATCCCACGAGCGGAAACGACTGCGGAAACGGATCTTCGGACTCCGGCCACGCGCACACCGCGGACGGCGGTTCCTCGTCCGGGCACGGTGCCGACGGCCGGGAGTCCGGGCAGGACTCCAGCAGCCGGGCGTCCGGGCACGAGGGCATGCGGGACGGCGGGGAGGGGGCCGGCAGGCACCGGGCTCCCGGCACCTCGGCCCAGGCGGAGACGACCGGTTCCCCGGGAATCCTCTCCGGGAACCAGGTGCAGGTTCCGGTGGAGATCCCCCTGAACGTCTGCGGCAACAGCGTCACCGTCGGCGGGCTGCTGAACCCGGTCTTCGGCAACGACTGCGAGAACGACACCGAGACGGTCCCGCCTCCCGTCGTGCCGCAGACGCCGTACACCCCGGAGAAGCCGGTCACGCCGGAGGCGCCCCCGGTTCCCGAGACCCAGCTCGTGGCGGGTGAGCAGCTCGCACACACCGGTGGCGGCGGTCTCGGCCTGCTCGTCCCGGCGAGCGCGGGCCTGCTGCTCGCAGGTGCGGGCACGGTCCTGTACCGGCGTTCACGCAGCGCCGCATAG
- a CDS encoding histidine phosphatase family protein — protein MPTLILVRHGRSTANTSGVLAGRTPGVSLDDRGAEQAAALPGRLAALTFAAAVSSPLQRCRETLQPLLDARPDLELHTEDRISECDYGDWSGRKLAELSDEPLMRVVQQHPSAAAFPGGESMRAMQARAVDAVRDWNARIEADHGEDATYLMCSHGDIIKALVADALGMHLDLFQRIQADPCSVTAIRYTRLRPYLLRLGDTGDFASLAPREQAIGADAAGATATDAAVGGGAGAP, from the coding sequence ATGCCCACGCTCATCCTCGTACGCCACGGACGCTCGACCGCCAACACCTCCGGAGTGCTCGCCGGCCGGACGCCCGGTGTCTCCCTCGACGATCGCGGTGCCGAACAGGCCGCCGCGCTCCCCGGCCGGCTGGCCGCCCTCACCTTCGCCGCTGCGGTCAGCAGCCCGCTTCAGCGCTGCCGGGAGACGCTCCAGCCGCTGCTCGACGCCCGGCCCGACCTCGAACTGCACACGGAGGACCGGATCAGTGAATGCGACTACGGTGACTGGTCGGGGCGCAAGCTCGCCGAGCTCTCCGACGAACCGCTCATGCGGGTCGTCCAGCAGCACCCTTCGGCCGCCGCCTTCCCCGGCGGTGAGTCCATGCGGGCCATGCAGGCCCGGGCCGTCGACGCCGTGCGGGACTGGAACGCCCGCATCGAGGCGGACCACGGCGAGGACGCCACGTACCTGATGTGTTCGCACGGCGACATCATCAAGGCCCTCGTCGCCGATGCGCTCGGCATGCACCTCGACCTCTTCCAGCGCATCCAGGCCGACCCCTGCTCCGTCACCGCGATCCGCTACACCCGGCTCCGCCCCTACCTGCTCCGCCTCGGCGACACCGGCGACTTCGCGTCGCTCGCCCCGCGCGAACAGGCCATCGGCGCCGACGCGGCGGGGGCGACGGCAACGGATGCGGCCGTCGGGGGCGGCGCTGGGGCGC
- the corA gene encoding magnesium/cobalt transporter CorA, translating to MRGVIVDCGIYRDGRRTEGPADFSDALDEARASGDAFVWIGLHEPTEKEFDLVTSEFSLHPLAVEDALRAHQRPKLEIYDDSLFVVIKPVVYEPESDTVSAGELMLFIGDSFVVTVRHGEGAPLAAVRRRLEAEPEVLRHGPTSVLYAVSDAVVDHYIDVAAELQVDLEELEAQVFAPTGSGDSKNTAASIYTFKRQVLEFRRATNPLSAPMARLSSAGVPFVDTESQPFFRDVNDHLTRAVEHVEGLDRLLSDILSAHLAQVGVRQNDDMRKISAWAAMAAVPTMVAGIYGMNFEHMPELDWAWTYPAVIVLMGFAVAGLYRLFKRRGWM from the coding sequence ATGCGCGGCGTGATCGTCGACTGCGGAATTTACCGGGACGGGCGCCGGACCGAAGGCCCCGCCGACTTCTCCGATGCCCTCGACGAGGCACGGGCCAGCGGGGACGCCTTCGTCTGGATCGGGCTGCACGAGCCGACGGAGAAGGAGTTCGACCTCGTCACCAGCGAGTTCTCCCTGCATCCGCTGGCGGTGGAGGACGCCCTGCGCGCCCATCAGCGTCCCAAGCTGGAGATCTACGACGACTCGCTGTTCGTGGTCATCAAGCCGGTGGTCTACGAGCCGGAGAGCGACACCGTGAGCGCCGGCGAGCTGATGCTGTTCATAGGCGACTCGTTCGTGGTGACGGTGCGGCACGGCGAGGGAGCGCCCCTCGCGGCGGTCCGGCGCAGGCTGGAGGCAGAGCCCGAAGTCCTCAGGCACGGCCCCACGTCGGTGCTCTACGCGGTCAGTGACGCGGTGGTGGACCACTACATAGACGTCGCGGCGGAGCTCCAGGTCGACCTGGAGGAGCTTGAGGCCCAGGTCTTCGCCCCAACGGGTTCCGGCGACTCCAAGAACACTGCGGCGAGCATCTACACCTTCAAGCGGCAGGTGCTCGAATTCCGCCGGGCGACCAATCCTCTGAGCGCGCCGATGGCGCGGCTGTCGAGCGCGGGCGTGCCGTTCGTCGACACCGAGTCGCAGCCGTTCTTCCGGGACGTGAACGACCACCTGACGCGCGCCGTCGAGCACGTGGAGGGTCTCGACCGGCTGCTCTCGGACATCCTGTCGGCACATCTGGCGCAGGTGGGCGTGCGGCAGAACGACGACATGCGGAAGATCTCGGCATGGGCCGCCATGGCCGCCGTACCCACGATGGTGGCCGGCATCTACGGGATGAACTTCGAGCACATGCCCGAGCTCGACTGGGCCTGGACCTACCCGGCGGTGATCGTGCTGATGGGATTCGCGGTGGCCGGGCTGTACCGCCTGTTCAAGCGCCGCGGCTGGATGTAG
- a CDS encoding LLM class F420-dependent oxidoreductase, which translates to MRLGINLGYWGAGMDGDNLAVAQEADRLGYDVCWVAEAYGSDAPTVLAWVAARTESIDVGSAIMQIPARQPAMTAMTAATLDSLSGGRFRLGLGVSGPQVSEGWYGVKFDKPLARTREYVEIVRKAMTRERLSYEGEHWTLPLPDGPGKPIKLTVHPEREHIPLYIAAIGPKNLEQTGEIADGALLIFPSAEHIEETAVKHLRAGREKAGKTMDGFDVCPTVPLAVGDDINGLADMFRPYTALYVGGMGSRKQNFYNQLAQRMGYEKEAAEIQDKYLAGDKAGAAAAVPHQLIDQTTLLGSVDRIAERMQAYAAAGVTTLTLAPAGFTLDERLAALRAGTDALERSGLAA; encoded by the coding sequence ATGCGGCTCGGCATCAATCTCGGTTACTGGGGTGCGGGGATGGACGGCGACAACCTCGCCGTGGCCCAGGAGGCCGACCGGCTCGGCTACGACGTCTGCTGGGTGGCCGAGGCATACGGCTCCGATGCCCCGACGGTGCTGGCCTGGGTCGCGGCCCGGACCGAGTCCATCGACGTGGGCTCCGCGATCATGCAGATCCCGGCCCGTCAGCCCGCCATGACGGCCATGACCGCGGCCACTCTCGACTCGCTCTCCGGAGGCCGTTTCCGCCTCGGCCTCGGCGTCTCGGGACCCCAGGTGTCCGAGGGCTGGTACGGCGTCAAGTTCGACAAGCCGCTGGCCCGCACCCGCGAGTACGTCGAGATCGTGCGCAAGGCCATGACCCGCGAGCGGCTGTCCTACGAGGGTGAGCACTGGACGCTGCCGCTGCCCGACGGCCCCGGCAAGCCCATCAAGCTGACCGTCCACCCGGAGCGCGAGCACATTCCGCTCTACATCGCCGCGATCGGCCCGAAGAACCTCGAGCAGACCGGTGAGATCGCCGACGGCGCCCTGCTGATCTTCCCGTCCGCCGAGCACATCGAGGAGACCGCGGTGAAGCACCTGCGGGCCGGACGGGAGAAGGCCGGGAAGACGATGGACGGCTTCGACGTCTGTCCGACCGTGCCGCTGGCGGTCGGCGACGACATCAACGGCCTCGCCGACATGTTCCGCCCCTACACCGCGCTCTACGTCGGCGGCATGGGCAGCCGCAAGCAGAACTTCTACAACCAGCTCGCCCAGCGCATGGGGTACGAGAAGGAGGCCGCCGAGATCCAGGACAAGTACCTGGCCGGCGACAAGGCCGGAGCGGCGGCCGCCGTACCGCACCAGCTCATCGACCAGACCACGCTGCTCGGCTCGGTGGACCGGATCGCCGAGCGGATGCAGGCGTACGCGGCCGCCGGTGTCACGACGCTGACCCTCGCCCCTGCGGGCTTCACGCTCGACGAGCGGCTCGCGGCCCTGCGCGCCGGCACCGACGCCCTGGAGCGCTCCGGCCTCGCCGCCTGA
- a CDS encoding M20/M25/M40 family metallo-hydrolase, which translates to MSETNTAPAGIGGTAETEVVDLCRDLIRIDTSNYGDHSGPGERAAAEYIAEKLAEVGLEPKIIESHKGRASTVARIEGEDPSKPALLIHGHTDVVPANAADWTHDPFSGEIADGCVWGRGAVDMKDMDAMTLAVVRDRMRSGRKPPRDIVLAFLADEEAGGTYGARHLVDNHRDLFDGVTEAIGEVGGFSFTVNENLRLYLVETAQKGMHWMRLTVDGTAGHGSMTNSDNAITELCEAVGRLGRHKWPVRVTKTVRSFLDELSDALGTPLDPEDMEATLDKLGGIAKMVGATLRNSAAPTMLGAGYKVNVIPGQATAHVDGRFLPGYEEEFLADLDRILGPRVKREDVHGDKALETDFDGSLVDAIQLALKAEDPIARAVPYMLSGGTDAKSFDDLGIRCFGFAPLKLPPELDFAGMFHGVDERVPVDGLKFGARVLDRFIDHS; encoded by the coding sequence GTGAGCGAGACCAACACGGCCCCGGCCGGCATCGGCGGGACCGCCGAGACAGAGGTCGTGGACCTCTGTCGTGACCTGATCCGGATCGACACCAGCAATTACGGCGACCACTCGGGCCCCGGGGAGCGCGCGGCGGCCGAGTACATCGCCGAGAAGCTCGCCGAGGTCGGCCTCGAACCGAAGATCATCGAGTCCCACAAGGGCCGCGCCTCCACCGTGGCCCGGATCGAGGGCGAGGATCCCTCCAAGCCGGCGCTGTTGATCCACGGGCACACCGACGTCGTCCCTGCGAACGCCGCGGACTGGACCCACGATCCGTTCTCCGGCGAGATCGCGGACGGCTGCGTGTGGGGGCGCGGCGCGGTCGACATGAAGGACATGGACGCGATGACCCTCGCGGTCGTACGCGACCGCATGCGCAGCGGACGCAAGCCCCCGCGCGACATCGTGCTGGCCTTCCTGGCCGACGAGGAGGCGGGCGGCACCTACGGGGCGCGTCACCTCGTCGACAACCACCGGGACCTCTTCGACGGTGTCACCGAGGCGATCGGCGAGGTCGGAGGCTTCTCCTTCACCGTCAACGAGAACCTGCGCCTCTACCTGGTGGAGACGGCGCAGAAGGGCATGCACTGGATGCGGCTCACCGTGGACGGCACCGCCGGGCACGGCTCCATGACCAACAGCGACAACGCGATCACCGAGCTCTGCGAGGCCGTCGGCCGGCTGGGACGGCACAAGTGGCCGGTCAGGGTGACCAAGACCGTGCGGTCCTTCCTCGACGAGCTGTCCGACGCGCTGGGCACCCCGCTCGACCCGGAGGACATGGAGGCGACGCTCGACAAGCTCGGCGGGATCGCCAAGATGGTCGGCGCCACCCTGCGGAACTCCGCGGCACCCACCATGCTCGGCGCCGGCTACAAGGTGAACGTGATCCCCGGACAGGCGACCGCGCACGTCGACGGGCGTTTCCTGCCCGGATACGAGGAGGAGTTCCTGGCCGACCTGGACCGGATCCTCGGCCCGCGGGTGAAGCGCGAGGACGTGCACGGCGACAAGGCGCTGGAGACCGACTTCGACGGTTCCCTGGTGGACGCGATCCAGCTCGCGCTGAAGGCCGAGGACCCGATCGCGCGCGCCGTGCCCTACATGCTCTCCGGCGGTACCGACGCGAAGTCCTTCGACGACCTCGGCATCCGCTGCTTCGGCTTCGCCCCGCTGAAGCTGCCGCCGGAGCTGGACTTCGCCGGCATGTTCCACGGTGTGGACGAGCGGGTGCCGGTGGACGGCCTGAAGTTCGGAGCCCGAGTGCTCGACCGGTTCATCGACCACTCCTGA